A region of Sugiyamaella lignohabitans strain CBS 10342 chromosome A, complete sequence DNA encodes the following proteins:
- the EAF7 gene encoding Eaf7p (Subunit of the NuA4 histone acetyltransferase complex; NuA4 acetylates the N-terminal tails of histones H4 and H2A; GO_component: GO:0043189 - H4/H2A histone acetyltransferase complex [Evidence IEA]; GO_component: GO:0035267 - NuA4 histone acetyltransferase complex [Evidence IPI] [PMID 15353583]; GO_component: GO:0000123 - histone acetyltransferase complex [Evidence IDA] [PMID 15353583]; GO_component: GO:0005634 - nucleus [Evidence IEA,IEA,IEA]; GO_component: GO:0005634 - nucleus [Evidence IDA] [PMID 14562095]; GO_function: GO:0003674 - molecular_function [Evidence ND]; GO_process: GO:0006281 - DNA repair [Evidence IEA]; GO_process: GO:0006281 - DNA repair [Evidence IPI] [PMID 15353583]; GO_process: GO:0006281 - DNA repair [Evidence IDA] [PMID 16135807]; GO_process: GO:0006974 - cellular response to DNA damage stimulus [Evidence IEA]; GO_process: GO:0016568 - chromatin modification [Evidence IEA]; GO_process: GO:0016573 - histone acetylation [Evidence IPI] [PMID 15353583]; GO_process: GO:0006357 - regulation of transcription from RNA polymerase II promoter [Evidence IMP,IPI] [PMID 15353583]; GO_process: GO:0006355 - regulation of transcription, DNA-templated [Evidence IEA,IEA]; GO_process: GO:0006351 - transcription, DNA-templated [Evidence IEA]) gives MSWNVEQETMLFRAVCRYKPAGMHKHFRMLSISNFLNSPHVSGSRLSIPQIWDKLSELYNLPGLDSLEDNGVVDGSDPEAEDDQDEENEHDSEDGEETVSARRAKRNSSRSSIKRKYQEKDDEEEEDEEDEDKQENDDDEKVNGDGSNAEGEDDEEEDKYHDADSTSSTASAIVEFDLPWDQYGDLIIAQAQAVNGDGENDSDSEADDGDAVDAEQNKTNVKTEKDQNDDDTKSNHDDDKENEQDEADEQNEETEEEEAKDIVVKSEQKPEENQRERRSRASAAASTNDHAIEDTSEEEHGADSETDERGQKHSASTPDNRKSSNSTKRASASASTPSTNKRNRKAANIATTADEANRAGTENDDQSGGPSSDEENESDHSVASPPHSSPIKPARRKTRAQSRSAKQEPDQELSPSAPTPEESAKEEEDEQPPKSSSTRSSKRRKTATPAKPQAQPVRRSTRRK, from the coding sequence ATGAGCTGGAATGTCGAGCAAGAGACCATGCTCTTTAGAGCTGTCTGCCGCTATAAACCAGCTGGTATGCACAAACACTTTCGAATGCTGAGTATTAGTAATTTTCTCAACAGTCCGCATGTTTCAGGATCAAGACTTTCTATTCCTCAGATATGGGACAAGTTGTCTGAGCTGTATAATCTTCCTGGTCTTGACAGTTTAGAAGACAATGGAGTTGTGGATGGTAGTGACCCTGAAGCAGAAGATGATCAGGACGAGGAAAATGAACATGATTCTGAAGATGGAGAGGAGACTGTTAGTGCTCGACGTGCCAAGCGTAATAGCTCGAGAAGTTCGATTAAACGGAAATATCAGGAaaaagatgatgaggaagaggaagatgaagaggatgaagataaacaagaaaatgatgatgatgaaaaagtCAATGGCGATGGAAGTAACGCTGAAggagaagacgatgaagaagaagataaaTATCACGATGCTGatagtaccagtagtacAGCAAGTGCCATTGTAGAGTTCGATTTGCCGTGGGACCAGTATGGTGATCTAATAATTGCGCAAGCACAGGCCGTAAACGGTGATGGAGAAAATGACTCAGATAgtgaagctgatgatggAGACGCTGTAGATGCtgaacaaaacaaaactaaTGTCAAGACCGAAAAGGATCAGAATGATGACGACACCAAAAGTAATCATGATGACGACAAGGAGAATGAACAGGATGAAGCAGATGAACAAAATGAAgagactgaagaagaggaagcaAAGGACATAGTTGTAAAATCTGAACAgaaaccagaagaaaatcaaCGAGAACGACGAAGCAGAgcgtcagctgctgcttctactaATGACCATGCTATTGAAGATACTTCTGAAGAGGAACATGGAGCTGACAGCGAAACTGATGAACGTGGCCAAAAGCATTCTGCTAGTACTCCTGACAACAGGAAATCTTCTAACTCTACCAAGAGAgcctctgcttctgctagTACACCATCGACAAACAAACGTAATAGAAAAGCCGCCAATATTGCAACTACCGCAGATGAGGCTAATAGAGCAGGAACTGAAAACGACGACCAGTCTGGCGGCCCTTCttctgatgaagaaaacgaGTCAGATCACTCGGTTGCCTCGCCTCCACACTCATCGCCCATAAAACCTGCTAGACGCAAGACCCGTGCTCAAAGTCGGTCGGCCAAACAGGAACCTGACCAAGAATTATCACCGTCTGCTCCTACACCTGAAGAATCAGCAAAAGAGGAGGAAGACGAGCAACCACCGAAATCATCCTCGACCCGTTCATCCAAACGACGCAAAACAGCCACCCCTGCTAAACCACAGGCTCAACCCGTGCGAAGAAGCACTCGCCGTAAATAG
- the SPT5 gene encoding transcription elongation factor SPT5 (Component of the universally conserved Spt4/5 complex (DSIF complex); the complex has multiple roles in concert with RNA polymerases I and II, including regulation of transcription elongation, RNA processing, quality control, and transcription-coupled DNA repair; GO_component: GO:0032044 - DSIF complex [Evidence IPI] [PMID 9450930]; GO_component: GO:0005739 - mitochondrion [Evidence IEA,IEA]; GO_component: GO:0005739 - mitochondrion [Evidence IDA] [PMID 14576278]; GO_component: GO:0005739 - mitochondrion [Evidence IDA] [PMID 16823961]; GO_component: GO:0005634 - nucleus [Evidence IEA,IEA]; GO_component: GO:0005634 - nucleus [Evidence IDA] [PMID 1840633]; GO_component: GO:0033553 - rDNA heterochromatin [Evidence IDA] [PMID 16908835]; GO_function: GO:0001042 - RNA polymerase I core binding [Evidence IPI] [PMID 21467036]; GO_function: GO:0001179 - RNA polymerase I transcription factor binding [Evidence IPI] [PMID 21467036]; GO_function: GO:0000993 - RNA polymerase II core binding [Evidence IPI] [PMID 9450930]; GO_function: GO:0001181 - core RNA polymerase I binding transcription factor activity [Evidence IC] [PMID 21467036]; GO_function: GO:0000991 - core RNA polymerase II binding transcription factor activity [Evidence IGI,IMP,IPI] [PMID 9450930]; GO_function: GO:0003729 - mRNA binding [Evidence IDA] [PMID 23222640]; GO_function: GO:0019843 - rRNA binding [Evidence IDA] [PMID 21467036]; GO_process: GO:0006370 - 7-methylguanosine mRNA capping [Evidence IGI,IPI] [PMID 12556496]; GO_process: GO:0008298 - intracellular mRNA localization [Evidence IMP] [PMID 20713510]; GO_process: GO:0006397 - mRNA processing [Evidence IEA]; GO_process: GO:0000398 - mRNA splicing, via spliceosome [Evidence IMP] [PMID 12556496]; GO_process: GO:2001208 - negative regulation of transcription elongation from RNA polymerase I promoter [Evidence IGI] [PMID 21467039]; GO_process: GO:2001209 - positive regulation of transcription elongation from RNA polymerase I promoter [Evidence IMP] [PMID 21467039]; GO_process: GO:0032968 - positive regulation of transcription elongation from RNA polymerase II promoter [Evidence IMP] [PMID 19365074]; GO_process: GO:0032784 - regulation of DNA-templated transcription, elongation [Evidence IEA]; GO_process: GO:2000232 - regulation of rRNA processing [Evidence IMP] [PMID 21949810]; GO_process: GO:0006357 - regulation of transcription from RNA polymerase II promoter [Evidence IEA]; GO_process: GO:0006355 - regulation of transcription, DNA-templated [Evidence IEA]; GO_process: GO:0090262 - regulation of transcription-coupled nucleotide-excision repair [Evidence IGI] [PMID 20042611]; GO_process: GO:0006351 - transcription, DNA-templated [Evidence IEA]), which yields MVLVPIKEYPDMFRVNKSKEQELTPGNYVRIKRGKYMGDLAIVENLSENGLEARLKVVPRLDYGKSASVIDSDALKRKRGGFGGAAAAKARPPPRLFSATEASQYDQRNLQRRGANSFSYAGEDYENGYLLKDFKISFLTTDNVNPRLEELTRFNNASEEGIDLLALSQSMKKSALATGSNFQPGEHVEVHSGEQAGMQGKVIDVTGDIVTIVGTGQLLKDEKFEVPISTLRKRFSVGDHVRVINGNYKDDTGMVVKISLRDNSVTLLSDLSQEEITVFSKDLKAASDIGGSNVLGKFELYDLVQLNAQAVGCIVNIERESVQVLDQDGQIRTLPPSSIIMKVIKDQRSRFATDRNGREIREGDTVREVSGEGRQGKVLHIHRLYIFLHDRDIAENLGVFVSKIGNVQTVSTKGARDEAQPGMVDLNKMNPEVRGMGPPQVHRATRGNIPRNRVIGKRVTIGRGSQYKGFSGLIKDFNDNMARIELDAKNKVVTVDIEKLLFDNPNGSGKLSYLDALFPGRGMGGGPGGPGGFRGGPGGPRGGYNGGPGGPGGPGGYNGGPGGPGGFNGGPGGPGGPISGGATPGWAGSKTPSWSGGARTPAWAGGAGNKTPAWAGGAGGNKTPAWNSGSRTPAWNAGGRTPGYSGGDGGRTPAWNAGSSTPGWDLGNSSSNNLGSSSSSSSSFANPPSSRYSDSNPARSGGILYNSAPTPGFAASTPGALSAPTPAPYRDDLAPTPGAPTPGPLGAPTPAPFGAPTPGPIGAPTPGAWGIDDGETPKYEADTP from the coding sequence ATGGTGCTGGTTCCTATTAAAGAATATCCAGATATGTTCCGGGTGAACAAGtcaaaagaacaagaactAACACCCGGAAACTATGTTCGTATCAAGCGAGGAAAGTACATGGGAGACCTGGCTATTGTGGAGAATCTCAGTGAAAACGGGCTTGAAGCGCGACTCAAGGTCGTACCAAGATTAGATTACGGTAAATCAGCGTCGGTGATTGATTCAGATGctttgaagagaaaaagaggcGGGTTTGGcggagcagcagcagccaaggCCCGGCCTCCTCCTCGGCTGTTTTCAGCCACTGAAGCATCTCAGTACGACCAGAGAAACCTGCAAAGAAGAGGCGCCAACTCGTTTTCGTATGCTGGTGAAGACTATGAAAAtggttatttattaaaagaTTTCAAAATCTCGTTTCTGACTACCGACAATGTCAATCCTCGTCTGGAAGAACTGACTCGATTCAATAATGCCAGTGAAGAGGGAATTGATTTGCTGGCTCTGTCTCAGAGCATGAAAAAGTCTGCTTTGGCTACTGGATCGAATTTCCAGCCTGGTGAGCATGTCGAGGTTCATAGTGGAGAACAAGCTGGTATGCAGGGTAAAGTGATAGATGTCACTGGAGATATTGTCACTATTGTAGGTACCGGCCAGTTACTGAAAGACGAGAAATTCGAGGTGCCTATTTCGACTCTTCGTAAACGATTCTCGGTAGGAGACCACGTACGAGTTATCAACGGTAATTATAAAGATGATACTGGTATGGTTGTAAAGATCTCGTTACGAGACAACAGCGTCACTTTATTAAGTGATCTGTCACAAGAAGAAATTACCGTATTTTCTAAAGACTTGAAAGCAGCGTCGGATATTGGAGGATCCAATGTTCTAGGTAAGTTTGAATTGTACGATTTGGTGCAGTTGAATGCACAAGCAGTCGGCTGTATTGTGAACATTGAGCGAGAATCGGTACAAGTTCTTGACCAGGACGGACAAATCAGAACATTACCACCCAGTTCTATTATCATGAAAGTGATTAAAGACCAACGATCACGGTTTGCTACGGATCGTAACGGACGAGAGATCCGCGAGGGCGATACTGTTCGTGAAGTATCAGGAGAAGGTCGTCAGGGTAAAGTGCTTCATATTCACCGattgtatatatttttgcatGACCGAGACATTGCTGAGAACCTGGGTGTTTTTGTTAGCAAAATCGGCAATGTTCAGACCGTGTCGACCAAAGGAGCTCGAGATGAAGCTCAGCCTGGCATGGTGGATCTCAATAAAATGAACCCCGAAGTTCGTGGTATGGGCCCACCTCAAGTCCATCGTGCTACTAGAGGAAACATCCCACGAAACAGAGTCATTGGCAAGCGAGTGACTATTGGCCGAGGATCTCAATACAAGGGATTCAGCGGTCTTATCAAGGACTTCAACGATAATATGGCGCGGATCGAGCTCGACGCTAAAAATAAAGTCGTCACTGTCGATATCGAGAAACTGCTATTTGACAATCCCAATGGCTCGGGAAAACTGTCGTATTTGGACGCATTATTTCCCGGACGTGGAATGGGAGGAGGTCCCGGCGGTCCTGGTGGGTTCCGAGGAGGTCCTGGTGGACCCCGTGGTGGTTATAATGGCGGACCAGGAGGTCCTGGTGGTCCTGGCGGATATAATGGAGGACCTGGTGGACCTGGTGGATTTAATGGAGGTCCTGGCGGACCAGGAGGGCCTATTTCAGGTGGAGCTACCCCTGGATGGGCTGGTTCCAAGACTCCATCGTGGTCAGGAGGAGCTCGAACACCTGCCTGGGcaggtggtgctggaaatAAAACACCAGCATGGGCTGGAGGGGCAGGAGGAAACAAGACTCCCGCATGGAATTCTGGGTCTCGAACTCCTGCCTGGAATGCTGGAGGAAGAACACCCGGATACAGTGGGGGAGATGGAGGACGAACACCTGCCTGGAATGCCGGATCCTCGACCCCTGGTTGGGATCTCGGCAATAGTTCCAGTAACAATCTTGGatcttcatcctcgtcttcatcgtcgtttGCCAATCCACCATCCTCACGATACAGCGACAGCAATCCAGCCCGCAGCGGTGGCATTCTCTACAACTCGGCACCAACCCCAGGATTCGCAGCATCCACTCCCGGAGCACTCAGCGCCCCGACCCCTGCTCCCTACCGCGACGACCTAGCACCCACTCCCGGAGCACCAACCCCCGGTCCACTTGGCGCCCCGACCCCCGCACCCTTCGGAGCACCCACTCCGGGCCCCATTGGCGCACCTACGCCCGGTGCCTGGGGCATCGACGACGGCGAGACCCCCAAATACGAGGCCGACACCCCCTAA
- the GPH1 gene encoding Gph1p (Glycogen phosphorylase required for the mobilization of glycogen; non-essential; regulated by cyclic AMP-mediated phosphorylation; expression is regulated by stress-response elements and by the HOG MAP kinase pathway; GO_component: GO:0005737 - cytoplasm [Evidence IDA] [PMID 14562095]; GO_component: GO:0005737 - cytoplasm [Evidence IDA] [PMID 24146988]; GO_function: GO:0008184 - glycogen phosphorylase activity [Evidence IEA]; GO_function: GO:0008184 - glycogen phosphorylase activity [Evidence IMP] [PMID 2657401]; GO_function: GO:0004645 - phosphorylase activity [Evidence IEA,IEA]; GO_function: GO:0030170 - pyridoxal phosphate binding [Evidence IEA]; GO_function: GO:0016740 - transferase activity [Evidence IEA]; GO_function: GO:0016757 - transferase activity, transferring glycosyl groups [Evidence IEA]; GO_process: GO:0005975 - carbohydrate metabolic process [Evidence IEA,IEA]; GO_process: GO:0005980 - glycogen catabolic process [Evidence IMP] [PMID 2657401]; GO_process: GO:0005977 - glycogen metabolic process [Evidence IEA]): MDPLDSRPSSGATSGATSPAASSYSFSSAFPFDVDPRQKLRHRRALSGITPRELKFIDSVIPLKSRQQWKKFAVKEVESKDDFQSEFVRHVEITLGRSLYNCDELAAYQAAARSIKTKLIVQWNRTQQQHTLSDPKRIYYLSLEFLMGRAMDNALLNTGLKDASRQGLDEFGFRMEDVLEQEPDAGLGNGGLGRLAACFIDSLTTSNYPAWGYGIQYKYGIFQQKIVDGYQVEQPDYWLVYSNPWEITRREIAVDVMFNGYVQRTADDQGIVKKSWVGGDFVRAIAHDMPIPGYKTNNVNNLRLWSSEPHVEFDFSKFNEGDYDQAVREQNNAETISSVLYPNDNFYSGKELRLKQQYFWVAASLSDIVRRFKKTRRPWKEFSDQVAIQLNDTHPTLAIVELMRIFVDREGLDWDSAWAITTETFAYTNHTVLPEALEKWSVDVLGHLLPRHLEIIYDINLFFLQMVDKKFPKDRELLSRVSIIEESSPKQVRMAYLAIIGSHKVNGVAELHSELIRTTIFKDFVAIYGADKFMNVTNGITPRRWLLQANPALASLIAEKLGGSYDYLKDLGLLKGIEKYAHDSEFQTQWYNIKRANKERLAKLVKSQSGLVLNPDALFDVQVKRFHEYKRQQLNIFGVIHRYLELKALSSEEKKKVVPRVSIFGGKSAPGYYMAKVIIKLINSVAAVVNEDEDVKGLLQVAFVEDYNVSKAEIITPASDISEHISTAGTEASGTSNMKFVLNGGLIIGTVDGANIEIAREVGEENMFMFGHLAEAVEDLRFDHRYRGVKLNDKLQKVFETIQSGIFGESHIYNDLISSIRDNGDHYLVSDDFDTYLDAQRRVDEAFVDKDTWVSKSIIVVANMGFFSSDRAIDEYAETIWNVEPLPIANFDE, from the coding sequence ATGGATCCCCTTGACTCAAGACCGTCTTCTGGTGCGACCTCGGGAGCCACGTCtcccgctgcttcttcatacTCGTTCTCGTCTGCGTTCCCATTCGATGTCGATCCAAGACAGAAATTGAGACATCGTCGTGCTTTGTCGGGTATTACTCCCCGTGAGTTGAAGTTCATCGACTCGGTGATCCCCCTCAAGTCTCGTCAACAATGGAAGAAGTTTGCTGTGAAGGAGGTCGAGTCGAAAGACGACTTCCAGTCTGAGTTTGTTCGTCATGTAGAGATCACTTTGGGCCGTTCGTTATACAACTGTGACGAGCTTGCTGCCTACCAAGCAGCCGCTAGATCTATTAAGACCAAGTTGATTGTACAATGGAATAGaactcaacaacaacacacTCTGTCGGATCCTAAGCGTATTTACTATTTGTCATTAGAGTTTCTCATGGGTAGAGCCATGGATAATGCCCTGTTGAATACAGGTCTTAAGGACGCTTCTAGACAAGGTTTGGACGAGTTTGGGTTTAGAATGGAGGATGTATTGGAGCAAGAGCCCGATGCCGGTCTTGGTAATGGTGGTTTGGGCCGTCTGGCTGCTTGTTTCATCGACTCGTTGACCACATCCAATTATCCTGCTTGGGGTTATGGTATTCAATACAAGTATGGTATTTTCCAACAGAAGATTGTTGATGGATACCAGGTCGAGCAACCTGATTACTGGCTCGTTTACTCGAATCCTTGGGAGATCACTCGTCGTGaaattgctgttgatgtcaTGTTCAATGGTTATGTTCAAAGAACTGCTGATGACCAAGGTATTGTCAAGAAATCTTGGGTTGGAGGTGACTTTGTCAGAGCTATTGCCCATGATATGCCCATTCCTGGTTACAAGACTAACAACGTCAATAACTTGAGATTATGGTCATCTGAACCCCATGTTGAGTTTGATTTCAGCAAGTTCAACGAAGGTGACTATGACCAAGCTGTTCGTGAACAAAACAATGCTGAGACTATCTCGTCAGTGCTTTATCCCAATGATAACTTCTACTCTGGTAAGGAGTTGCGTTTGAAGCAACAATACTTCTGGGTAGCTGCTTCTCTCAGTGATATTGTTCGTCGATTCAAGAAGACCCGTCGTCCTTGGAAGGAGTTCTCCGACCAAGTGGCTATTCAACTTAACGATACTCACCCTACCTTGGCTATTGTCGAGTTGATGAGAATCTTTGTTGATAGAGAGGGTCTTGACTGGGACTCTGCCTGGGCCATTACCACTGAGACTTTTGCCTACACCAACCACACTGTTCTTCCCGAAGCTTTGGAGAAGTGGTCAGTCGATGTTTTGGGCCACTTGTTGCCCCGTCATTTGGAAATCATCTACGATATcaacttgttcttcttgcaAATGGTTGACAAGAAGTTCCCTAAGGATCGTGAGTTGCTTTCTAGAGTATCGATTATCGAAGAAAGCTCTCCTAAACAAGTCCGTATGGCATATCTGGCCATCATCGGTTCTCACAAGGTCAATGGTGTCGCTGAGTTACACTCTGAGCTTATTAGAACCACTATTTTCAAGGACTTTGTTGCCATTTACGGTGCTGACAAGTTCATGAACGTTACTAATGGTATCACCCCTCGTCGTTGGTTGTTGCAAGCCAACCCTGCCTTGGCTTCTCTTATTGCCGAAAAGCTCGGTGGCAGCTACGACTACCTAAAGGATCTTGGTTTGTTGAAGGGTATTGAAAAGTATGCTCATGACTCTGAATTCCAGACTCAATGGTACAATATTAAGCGTGCCAATAAGGAGCGTCTTGCCAAGCTTGTCAAGTCTCAGAGTGGACTGGTTCTCAACCCAGATGCGCTCTTTGATGTGCAAGTTAAGCGTTTCCATGAGTACAAGCGTCAACAGCTCAATATCTTTGGTGTTATCCATCGTTACTTGGAACTCAAGGCCTTGTCTTCtgaggagaagaagaaggtggTACCCAGAGTTAGCATTTTCGGTGGTAAGTCAGCTCCTGGTTACTATATGGCCAAGGTTATCATCAAGTTGATTAACAgcgttgctgctgttgtcaatgAGGACGAGGATGTCAAGGGATTGCTGCAAGTGGCCTTTGTCGAAGACTATAATGTGTCCAAGGCTGAAATCATTactcctgcttctgacATTTCTGAACACATTTCAACTGCCGGTACCGAGGCTTCTGGTACCAGTAACATGAAGTTTGTTCTTAATGGTGGTCTCATTATTGGTACTGTTGATGGTGCCAACATTGAGATTGCCCGTGAGGTTGGCGAAGAGAACATGTTTATGTTCGGTCACCTTGCCGAAGCCGTCGAAGACCTTCGTTTTGATCACCGATACCGCGGCGTCAAGCTCAATGACAAGTTGCAGAAGGTGTTTGAGACTATTCAATCAGGCATATTCGGCGAGTCACACATTTACAACGACCTCATCTCATCTATCCGCGATAATGGTGATCACTATCTCGTTAGCGATGACTTTGACACCTATCTTGATGCTCAGAGACGTGTTGACGAGGCCTTTGTCGACAAGGACACCTGGGTCTCAAAGAGTATCATTGTTGTCGCCAACATGGGTTTCTTCTCCTCTGATAGAGCTATCGATGAGTATGCAGAGACCATCTGGAACGTTGAGCCTCTCCCTATCGCTAATTTCGACGAGTAA